The genomic DNA AGGGCCTTTTGGAAACGCCAGAAGGTGAAAATGGGCTGATTACTTTGCTTAGAACGGCATCTATTTTGGGCAATGGTCAGATGCAATTCAGCTATGTTGATAACGAAGTACTGAAAAAGGCCCAAATGGAACCGGACAAGTATC from Peptococcaceae bacterium 1198_IL3148 includes the following:
- a CDS encoding glycine radical domain-containing protein: PTQGADKLGPTAIIKSVSKLSNESMNIGMVHNFKLLKGLLETPEGENGLITLLRTASILGNGQMQFSYVDNEVLKKAQMEPDKY